A window from Littorina saxatilis isolate snail1 linkage group LG9, US_GU_Lsax_2.0, whole genome shotgun sequence encodes these proteins:
- the LOC138976106 gene encoding RPA-interacting protein B-like: MSGRSKVNSSTTPDRRTQYKTGGHDWKETYRKRCLQRLRESRNELYAKRRGIGGASQPSDSEGERESDKFIKMLMSTELKALKQEEDVDCEMDFFDPMTGEIDTTLALIEEIQEEMKAEEAKLVAEYEIFQVSLQKEEAALSSAIEMLNTHPICPVCAKNPLMENKGVIFCKCGVRIDTEQDGISLDFVGQQLEDAKELHECDGQPIFSVQDNYGIRNLLMICQKCDFMYIVI, encoded by the exons ATGTCAGGAAGAAGCAAAGTGAACAGCAGCACAACACCAGACAGACGGACTCAGTACAAGACCGGCGGCCATGACTGGAAGGAAACATATCGCAAG cgGTGCCTGCAACGTCTGCGAGAAAGCCGGAATGAGCTATACGCTAAGCGGCGAGGAATTGGCGGAGCTTCCCAGCCCAGCGACTCAGAGGGAGAGCGAGAAAGCGACAAGTTTATCAAGATGCTCATGTCCACAGAACTGAAGGCGCTCAAACAGGAAGAGGATGTGGACTGTGAA ATGGATTTCTTTGATCCGATGACAGGAGAGATTGACACAACGTTAGCGCTTATCGAAGAAATTCAAGAAGAGATGAAAGCGGAAG AGGCCAAGCTTGTGGCGGAGTACGAGATCTTTCAAGTCAGCCTGCAGAAAGAGGAAGCCGCTCTGTCTAGTGCCATTGAGATGCTTAACACACATCCCATATGCCCTGTTTGTGCAAA gAATCCATTGATGGAAAACAAGGGTGTTATTTTCTGCAAATGTGGGGTGCGAATAGACACTGAG cAAGACGGAATCAGTCTGGACTTTGTCGGTCAGCAGTTGGAGGACGCCAAAGAGTTGCATGAGTGTGACGGTCAACCCATCTTTTCTGTACAGGACAACTATGGCATCAGGAACCTCCTTATGATTTGTCAG AAATGCGACTTCATGTACATTGTCATCTGA